AGTTTCTTATAGACCCGCCGGCCGTCGGCGTAGCGGTGTAGCTGGTCGGGTCGAGCGCGGCCCGGCGAGCGGCGGCTCGGACGGTCGGGTCGCCGAGCCGGAACAGACGGGCTATCTCACTTATGCGCCCCTCGGCGCAGCTCTAGTGATAGCGGTTGTTGCACCTGGGACGGTTGGCGTGCCGCTCCCGCGACCCGCTCTTCCCCACCACATTGCCCCCCTCGATCGGTGGCGGGACAGCAGACCCGTTCACGACGCTGGAAGACCCCAACTGCAACAGCTGATGTTCATCTTCTGTGATGATCCCACATGATGATCCCAAATGAAATGAGGGCCGGGAAAACCCGGCCCTCTCGGTATGTGACCTGTCGTGGTTCTACGGCTGCTCGGACAGGCGGGTTACGTCGGCGGCCTGCAGGCCCTTGGGACCCTGCTGGACCTCGAACTCAACCTCTTCGCCTTCGAGGAGCGAACGACGGCCGGTGCCGTTGATGGCGCTGTAGTGGACGAACACATCGGGGCCATCGGGCTGCTGGATGAAACCGTAGCCTTTGGCGTCGTTGAACCACTTGA
The sequence above is drawn from the Candidatus Coatesbacteria bacterium genome and encodes:
- a CDS encoding cold shock domain protein CspD gives rise to the protein MRGTVKWFNDAKGYGFIQQPDGPDVFVHYSAINGTGRRSLLEGEEVEFEVQQGPKGLQAADVTRLSEQP